From Solidesulfovibrio carbinoliphilus subsp. oakridgensis, the proteins below share one genomic window:
- the ercA gene encoding alcohol dehydrogenase-like regulatory protein ErcA — translation MREKFLLSMRKFVAPEFVFGQGALGLAGHQAAGLGVRRALLVADPDLLALGWPQQVERSLAAAGIESSLFSSLSSNPRDHEVMAGAAAFAACGCDALVAVGGGSAMDCAKAIGIVSANGRHILEFEGVDSVDRPGPPLLCVPTTAGTGAEVSQFAIVTDTARKVKIAIASKTLIPDAALIDPDVTVTMPETLTAHTGLDALTHAMEAYVSNAHGPVTDLLALEAMRLIRANLLRAMAAPGDIEARGGMLLASLYAGMAFSNAILGAVHAMAHSLGGLLDLPHGLCNAILMDHVADYNYEAAPGRYEEIGRLLGARLEKGSAPCANKKAVLDAIRDFKQVAGVTVGLADLGVTPENMRELAQKALDDPCLLTNPRQPTATDIEAIYESACESPSRPRS, via the coding sequence ATGCGGGAAAAATTTTTGCTGTCCATGCGCAAATTCGTGGCCCCGGAATTCGTTTTCGGCCAGGGGGCCCTGGGGCTGGCCGGCCATCAGGCGGCCGGGCTCGGAGTCCGGCGGGCACTGCTCGTGGCCGATCCGGACCTCTTGGCTCTTGGCTGGCCCCAGCAGGTCGAACGGAGCCTGGCCGCGGCCGGCATCGAATCCTCGCTTTTTTCCAGCCTTTCCTCCAATCCCCGGGACCATGAGGTCATGGCCGGGGCGGCGGCCTTTGCCGCGTGCGGCTGCGACGCCCTGGTCGCGGTCGGCGGAGGCTCGGCCATGGACTGCGCCAAGGCCATCGGCATCGTCTCGGCCAATGGCCGCCACATCCTCGAATTCGAGGGCGTGGACAGCGTGGACCGCCCCGGACCGCCGCTTTTGTGCGTCCCGACCACGGCCGGGACCGGGGCGGAGGTGTCGCAGTTCGCCATTGTCACGGACACGGCCCGCAAGGTCAAAATCGCCATTGCGAGCAAAACGCTCATTCCCGACGCCGCGCTCATCGACCCCGACGTCACCGTGACCATGCCGGAGACGCTGACGGCCCATACCGGCCTGGACGCCCTGACCCACGCCATGGAAGCCTACGTCTCCAATGCCCACGGTCCGGTGACGGACCTGCTGGCCCTGGAGGCCATGCGCCTGATCCGGGCCAACCTCCTGCGGGCCATGGCCGCGCCAGGGGACATCGAGGCCCGGGGGGGCATGCTGCTAGCCAGCCTCTATGCCGGCATGGCTTTTTCAAACGCCATTCTCGGCGCAGTCCATGCCATGGCCCACAGCCTGGGCGGCCTGCTCGACCTGCCCCACGGCCTTTGCAACGCCATCCTCATGGACCATGTGGCCGATTACAATTACGAAGCCGCTCCGGGACGTTACGAGGAAATAGGCCGGCTTCTCGGCGCGCGCCTGGAGAAGGGGAGCGCGCCGTGCGCCAACAAGAAAGCCGTGCTCGACGCCATCCGCGACTTCAAACAGGTGGCCGGCGTGACCGTGGGGCTGGCCGATCTCGGCGTCACCCCGGAAAACATGCGCGAACTGGCCCAAAAGGCCTTGGACGATCCCTGCCTGCTGACCAATCCGAGGCAGCCAACCGCAACCGACATCGAAGCCATCTATGAAAGTGCCTGCGAAAGCCCCAGCCGGCCCCGGTCCTGA
- a CDS encoding carbohydrate deacetylase gives MRRLFVNADEGVSQGILEAMAAGVVAGTTAMVCVKGGVERIARLGPAIAGRVGLHLQLTGGTPCLPAGDVSTLVTGEGTFPRKKIAVTDVDPDEVRREWRAQLARFRATGLTPSHLDSHHHIHKRPEVFPVFLELARELGVPARALSDDMRQTLAAAGVPHADTCITRFFGEDLSAERFLALVDNAFAELGETGVVEVMAHPGRVDTELLAISTYAAGREEELRVFADPALATALADRGIVFAAPAFPAATVPRPAATGAGSVFLG, from the coding sequence ATGCGGCGGCTTTTCGTCAATGCCGACGAGGGCGTAAGCCAGGGCATTTTGGAAGCCATGGCGGCCGGCGTGGTGGCCGGCACCACGGCCATGGTCTGCGTGAAGGGCGGCGTGGAGCGGATCGCGCGCCTGGGGCCGGCCATCGCCGGCCGGGTGGGGCTCCATTTGCAACTGACCGGCGGCACGCCATGCCTGCCGGCCGGAGACGTTTCGACCCTCGTGACCGGGGAGGGGACCTTTCCCCGCAAGAAGATCGCGGTCACGGACGTCGATCCGGACGAGGTGCGCCGCGAATGGCGGGCCCAACTGGCCCGGTTCCGGGCCACGGGACTGACGCCGAGCCACCTCGATTCGCACCACCATATCCACAAGCGGCCGGAGGTGTTTCCCGTCTTTCTGGAACTGGCCCGGGAACTCGGGGTGCCGGCCAGGGCCCTTTCCGACGACATGCGCCAGACCCTGGCCGCGGCCGGCGTGCCCCATGCCGACACCTGCATCACCCGGTTTTTCGGCGAAGACCTGTCAGCCGAGCGGTTTCTCGCCCTGGTGGACAACGCCTTCGCGGAACTGGGCGAAACGGGCGTGGTCGAGGTCATGGCCCATCCGGGCCGGGTGGACACCGAACTTCTGGCCATAAGCACCTATGCCGCCGGCCGCGAGGAAGAACTGCGCGTCTTTGCCGACCCGGCCCTGGCCACAGCCCTGGCCGATCGGGGAATCGTTTTCGCGGCTCCGGCGTTTCCGGCCGCAACCGTACCCCGGCCGGCCGCGACAGGTGCGGGTTCCGTTTTTCTCGGCTAG
- the elbB gene encoding isoprenoid biosynthesis glyoxalase ElbB, with protein MATIGVLLSGCGVFDGSEIHEATLTLYFLDKAGAKVVCLAPEMPFTAVDHVTRTPGKVHRNARTEAARIARGNIADVAGVRAEELDGLILPGGMGAVKNLCDFATNGAHGTVFPSVAALVAAMHAAGKPIGAICIAPAVLALVLGKFHPELTIGNDPATIQGLEAAGARHVARAVDEIQVDAANNLVTTPAYMLGPGIADIAKGIEKLVAAVLDRVKAS; from the coding sequence ATGGCAACCATCGGCGTCTTGTTGTCCGGGTGCGGCGTTTTCGACGGATCGGAGATCCACGAAGCCACCCTGACCCTCTATTTCCTGGACAAGGCCGGCGCCAAGGTGGTCTGCCTGGCTCCGGAAATGCCGTTTACGGCCGTGGACCATGTGACCCGGACACCGGGCAAGGTGCACCGCAACGCCCGGACCGAAGCCGCCCGCATCGCCCGGGGCAATATTGCCGACGTGGCCGGCGTGCGCGCCGAAGAGCTCGACGGCCTGATCCTGCCGGGCGGCATGGGCGCGGTCAAGAACCTGTGCGATTTCGCGACAAACGGTGCCCATGGGACGGTTTTCCCTTCGGTTGCGGCCCTTGTTGCCGCCATGCACGCGGCCGGCAAGCCCATCGGGGCCATCTGCATCGCCCCGGCGGTTCTGGCCCTGGTCCTGGGGAAATTCCACCCCGAACTGACCATCGGCAACGACCCGGCCACGATCCAGGGCCTGGAAGCGGCCGGGGCAAGACACGTGGCCAGGGCCGTGGACGAGATCCAGGTGGACGCGGCCAACAACCTTGTCACCACCCCGGCCTACATGCTCGGGCCCGGCATTGCCGACATCGCCAAGGGCATCGAGAAGCTCGTTGCGGCCGTGCTCGACCGGGTCAAGGCCTCCTGA